In a single window of the Mauremys reevesii isolate NIE-2019 linkage group 3, ASM1616193v1, whole genome shotgun sequence genome:
- the LOC120401301 gene encoding protein CLN8-like: MNRAYAGENLSVIFDWDYVLWEVRLKLVAAGFFIYLGVFLLLHWLASWISASYRTLSAKQKVFSNIAIARGLLGIQSCVAGLWAMLIDPVFQADKVYSQQKWSWFHCLIASGFILFENVVVHVSNIVFRTCDVFLVVHHLFAFGGLLGLIINIKSGHYLPLMGLLLEMSTPSICMYSLLLRTGYANTLLWKANQWVLIHMQHCRMVLIYHMWWVCISNWNDVVENLGLPHFIVFFMGLSTLTLILNPYWIYRSTQRLFGPVDWNFSFFTAVFGSSGKLNSETLQKKRI; this comes from the exons ATGAATCGTGCATATGCTGGTGAAAACTTGAGTGTCATATTTGACTGGGACTATGTTCTGTGGGAAGTTCGTTTGAAGTTAGTAGCAGCTGGATTTTTCATCTACCTGGGTGTATTTCTTCTACTTCACTGGCTGGCCTCATGGATCAGTGCCAGTTATCGCACTTTGTCAGCAAAGCAGAAGGTCTTCTCGAATATAGCTATCGCTCGTGGCCTGCTTGGGATTCAGAGTTGTGTAGCTGGGTTGTGGGCCATGCTCATAGATCCAGTTTTCCAAGCTGACAAAGTGTATTCACAACAAAAGTGGAGTTGGTTTCATTGCTTAATAGCCTCTGGCTTcatcttgtttgaaaatgtagttgTCCATGTGTCTAATATTGTTTTCAGGACATGTGATGTATTCTTGGTAGTTCATCATTTATTTGCCTTTGGTGGGCTTCTTGGTCTGATAATTAACATAAAGTCTGGACACTATCTACCCCTGATGGGACTGCTACTTGAGATGAGCACTCCTTCAATCTGCATGTACTCGCTGCTTCTAAGG ACTGGCTATGCTAACACCCTTTTATGGAAGGCAAACCAATGGGTACTGATCCATATGCAACACTGCCGCATGGTCCTTATTTATCACATGTGGTGGGTGTGTATTTCCAATTGGAATGATGTAGTGGAAAATCTGGGACTTCCACATTTTATCGTCTTTTTCATGGGGTTAAGTACACTTACATTAATACTTAATCCATACTGGATTTACAGATCGACTCAGCGGCTCTTTGGTCCAGTTgactggaatttttcatttttcactgCTGTTTTTGGATCCTCTGGAAAACTAAATAGTGAAACATTACAAAAGAAGAGGATATAG
- the LOC120401302 gene encoding protein CLN8-like encodes MNLANDGATFSAIYDWDYVLWEVRLKLLAAGFFSYLGVFLLTHWLSSWISASYRTLSAKQKIFWNMDITRGLFAVQSCGAGLWALLIDPVFQADQVYAQQKWSWFHCLIAAGYFLFENVVFHVSNIVFRIFDVFNVVHHLFAFGGLLGLIINIKSGHYLPLMGLLLEMNNPSYCISSILARIGCAHTLFWKANQWVNIHMLHCRMVLIYHMWWVCISHWNDVVENLGLPYFIVFFMGLSTLTLILNPYWIFKTTQRLFGPVDRKFPNTAVKNASCENLKSETFQKKRI; translated from the exons ATGAATCTTGCAAATGATGGTGCAACGTTCAGTGCCATTTATGACTGGGACTATGTTCTGTGGGAAGTTCGTTTGAAGTTACTAGCAGCTGGTTTTTTCAGCTACCTGGGAGTATTTCTTCTAACTCACTGGCTGTCCTCATGGATCAGTGCCAGTTATCGCACTTTGTCAGCAAAGCAGAAGATCTTCTGGAATATGGATATCACGCGTGGCCTGTTTGCAGTTCAGAGTTGTGGAGCTGGGTTGTGGGCCTTGCTTATAGATCCAGTTTTTCAAGCTGACCAAGTGTATGCACAGCAAAAGTGGAGCTGGTTTCATTGCTTAATAGCCGCTGGGTACTtcttatttgaaaatgtagttttTCATGTGTCTAACATTGTTTTCAGGATATTTGATGTGTTCAATGTAGTTCATCATTTATTTGCCTTTGGTGGGCTTCTTGGTCTGATAATTAACATAAAGTCTGGACACTATCTACCCCTGATGGGACTGCTACTTGAGATGAACAATCCTTCATACTGCATATCCTCTATTCTTGCAAGG ATTGGCTGTGCTCATACCCTTTTTTGGAAGGCAAACCAATGGGTAAATATTCATATGCTTCACTGCCGCATGGTTCTTATTTATCACATGTGGTGGGTGTGTATTTCCCATTGGAATGACGTGGTGGAAAATCTGGGACTTccatattttattgtttttttcatGGGGTTAAGTACACTTACATTAATACTTAATCCATACTGGATATTCAAAACGACTCAGCGGCTCTTTGGTCCAGTTGACAGGAAATTTCCAAATACAGCAGTGAAAAATGCATCCTGTGAAAATTTAAAGAGTGAAACATTCCAAAAGAAGAGGATATAG
- the LOC120401305 gene encoding protein CLN8-like has protein sequence MNPAKESGTSRDIYDWDYVLWEVRLKLLAAGFFIYLGVFLLAHWLSSWISTSYRTLSGMEKAFWNMDMTRSLFAVQSCGAGLWALLIDPVFQADQVYSQQKWSYFHCLIAAGYFLLDNLVLHVSYIVFRIFDVLLVLHHLFAFGGILVVITNITSGHYLILVGLLLEMSSPSTCVSHVLLKTGYANTFLWKANQWILIHMCHCRMVLSYHMLWVCISNWNDVVDNIGLPYFIVFFMGLSILTLIMNPYWTYKTTEKFFRPVDGNSSNTAVKINLLVN, from the exons ATGAATCCTGCAAAGGAGAGTGGAACATCCAGAGACATATATGACTGGGACTATGTTCTGTGGGAAGTTCGTTTGAAGTTACTAGCAGCTGGTTTTTTTATCTACCTGGGAGTATTTCTTCTAGCTCACTGGTTGTCATCATGGATCAGTACCAGTTATCGCACTTTGTCAGGAATGGAGAAGGCCTTCTGGAATATGGATATGACACGTAGCCTGTTTGCAGTTCAGAGTTGTGGAGCTGGCTTGTGGGCCTTGCTCATAGATCCAGTTTTTCAAGCTGACCAAGTGTATTCACAGCAAAAGTGGAGCTATTTTCATTGCTTAATAGCCGCTGGCTACTTTTTACTTGACAATTTAGTTCTTCATGTGTCTTATATTGTTTTCAGGATTTTTGATGTGCTCTTAGTGCTTCATCATTTATTTGCATTTGGTGGGATTCTTGTTGTGATAACAAACATAACGTCTGGACACTATCTAATCCTGGTGGGACTGCTACTTGAGATGAGTTCTCCTTCAACTTGCGTCTCCCATGTGCTTTTAAAG ACTGGCTATGCTAACACCTTTTTGTGGAAGGCAAACCAATGGATACTGATCCACATGTGTCACTGCCGCATGGTCCTTTCTTATCACATGTTGTGGGTGTGTATTTCCAATTGGAATGATGTGGTAGACAATATTGGACTTCCATATTTTATTGTCTTTTTCATGGGGTTAAGTATACTTACATTAATAATGAATCCATACTGGACATACAAAACAACTGAGAAGTTCTTCCGTCCAGTTGatg gGAACTCTTCAAATACAGCAGTGAAAATAAATCTTCTGGTAAATTAA